In Cryptomeria japonica chromosome 10, Sugi_1.0, whole genome shotgun sequence, a genomic segment contains:
- the LOC131030687 gene encoding 17.6 kDa class I heat shock protein 3-like — protein sequence MDPFKLQVLDALDLTPNMLDLIKPIHIPVDWLETNQAHIFKANLPGLQKENVKVQLEGGVMRISGEFKKDEVGINDKWRCLERPHGPFSRRFCVPENVMLDQMEADMTNGVLTLTIPKVAETKPNVRLIDISEN from the exons ATGGATCCATTCAAGCTTCAGGTGTTGGATGCACTTGATCTCACACCCAATATGTTGGACCTAATCAAGCCCATTCATATTCCTGTGGATTGGCTTGAAACTAATCAAGCCCACATCTTCAAAGCTAACTTACCTG GTTTACAAAAAGAGAACGTGAAAGTTCAATTGGAAGGAGGAGTTATGCGTATAAGTGGAGAGTTTAAGAAGGATGAGGTGGGCATAAATGACAAGTGGCGTTGTTTGGAGAGACCACATGGTCCTTTCTCTCGTCGCTTCTGCGTCCCAGAGAATGTCATGTTGGATCAAATGGAGGCAGACATGACAAATGGAGTGCTGACTCTGACAATTCCGAAGGTGGCTGAGACTAAGCCTAATGTCAGGCTAATCGACATATCTGAAAATTAA